The DNA segment ATCGCGGCGCTGGCCGCCGAGAAGGGTTCGTTCAGGTTCGACTTCCTGCGCCACCGCAACAAGTACGGCGAGGTCGACGCGCTGGCCACCGAGATGCTCGACGCGGTCGGACTGCTCGGCCAGCGGAGCGTCACCGCCACCGACCTGCCCTACGGCGACAAGCGCAGGCTCGAAATCGGCATCGCGCTCGCGAGCGAACCCGACCTCCTGCTGATGGACGAACCCACCGCGGGGATGTCGCCCGAGGAGACGGCCGCCACGGTCGAACTCGTCGAGGAAGTCAAGGAGGAACTCGGCCTGACCATCATGCTGGTCGAACACGACATGGAGATCGTGTTCAACGTCTCGGACCGCATCGTCGTGCTCAACCGCGGGAGCGTCATCGCGGAGGGCACGCCCGAGGAGGTCCGGGGCGACCCCGACGTCCAGGAGGCGTACCTCGGAGGTGTCGAGGTGTGAGCCTGCTGGAACTCTCCGCGGTCGACTCCTACTACGGCCAGAGCCACATCCTCCGGGACGTGACGATGAGCGTCGAGGAGGGCGAGATTTGCTCGCTACTCGGCCGGAACGGCGCGGGAAAGACCACGACGTTGCGGTCCATCTCGGGGGCGCGACCCCCGGAGGTCCGTGACGGCAGCGTCACGTTCAAGGGCGAAAACATCACCGACCTCGCCCCCGAGGACATCTCCTCGCGGGGAATCTCGCTCGTCCCCGAGGAACGGCGGGTCTTCCCGAACCTCACGGTCGCGGAGAACCTCCACCTCGCGGAGGTGACCAACAACAAGTCCAACACCGTCGGCCGTCAGATTCCCGAGATAAAACACGCGGGCATGACGACCGCCGACGTCTACGAGGAGTTCCCGCGCCTCGACGAGCGCCGGGACCAGCAGGCCGGCACGCTGTCGGGCGGCGAACAGCAGATGCTCGCCATCGCGCGGGCGCTCAAGCAGAGCACCGACTTGCTGTTGCTCGACGAACCGTACGAGGGGCTGGCGCCCCAGATCATCGCGGACGTCGAGGACGCCATCGAGCGCATCAGCGAGTCTGGCACCACCATCCTGCTGGTCGAGCAGAACGCGGTCGCCGCGATGGACATCGCCGACCGCTGTTACGTCATCGACCAGGGGAGCATCGTCTTCGAAGGCGCCGCGGAGGAACTACGCGAAGATGGAGAAACCAGGGAACGATACCTCGGCGTCTGAGGCCCCGGAGGAGGGGTCGCCGTCGCCGACCGACGACGCAACCGACCCCGACCCGGACGCGCTGTTCGACCGACTGGTCGCGGAGGGCGTCCTCCGTGAGGACGACAACGGCGTGACCACGACCCAGGAGTTCGACGACGACCACGCGGTGTACTACGACTCGTACGTCGGCGTCGGCGACGAGGAGTTCCACCGGTCGGTCGCCGAGACGTTCGGCCTGCCGGACGCCGACGCGGCCGCCGCCGTGGTCGCCGAGCAGGGAATCGAGCGCACCGACCTCGCGCGCTACCTCGCGCTCCGCTCCCACCTCCCCGACGACGTGTCGGCCGCCGACCTCGGCGTGATGGACGGGATGGTCGCCGAGGTCACCCCCGACACGCCGGTGCCCGACTCGGTGCCGGACGTGACTGACGACCCCGCGTCGTTCGTCGCCGAGCACGACCGGGCGGTCGTGACCGTCTGGAAGCGCTTCTGCGAACCGTGCGAGCGGATGGCCGCCGAGTTGCCCGACGCGATGGCGGCCGCTCCCGAAGCGATGGCGTTCGCCGGCATCGACGGCGAAGTCGCGACGGAGTTCTGCGCGGCCCACGAGGTCGACGCCGCGCCGGCGTTCGTCGCCTTCGAGGCGGGCGAGCGCCGCGACACCGTCACCGGCCGCGCGGTCGAGGACCTCCGCGAGACGCTCGAACGGTTCTACGACTGACCCCGCCGCTTCTTCTCGGTCTTCCGTCGTTCAGCGGTCGCGTCGTCTCCGGAGGCCCAACCGGTAGCGTATTTCGAAACCGTCGAGATTCGACCGTATGACGACGACCGAGGAGGCCATCCTCGTAGAACTGTTCGCGCTCCTGCTGGTGGCGTTCGCCGGGGTCGACGAACTGACCGGCACGTACGTTCTCGCCGACTAGGACGTCATCGGGACCACGGAGTTCTGGCTGGTGGCCGGTTTCCTGGTCGGCGGCTACGGTTTCGTCGCCGGACTGCGTTCGGAGGCGTAGCCAGCGCTCGCCGGGAGCGCGGTCGAAGAATCGGACGGGCCGGTGGGGCGCCGACGCCGTCGGCGCCCACCGGCGGACGGGTTCGGACTACTCGACGCCTTCCAGTCCGCCGGTCACCAGCACCGGGCGGTCGGCCTGGAGGATGACGGACTGGGACGTGCTGCCGAAGATGGCCTTGCCCGCGGGCGACCGGCGTCGCCCGCCGACGCAGATGAGGTCGGCGTCCTCGTCCTGGGCGAAGTCGAGGACGACGGCCGCGGGTTCGCCGCTGCGCTCCTCGATGGTGGTTTCGACGCCCGCGGATTCGAGCACCTCGCCGGCGCGCTTGACCGACGCGATCTGGGCGGCCGACGCGCCGCCGGGGTTGTCGGTGAACACGTGTAGGAGCGTCGCCCGCACTTCGTCGGCGGCGTGCGGGAGATCGGCGACGTCCTCGGCCTGTCTCCGTGCGCGCTCTTCGTCTTCGTCCACGGCCACGACGACGTGGTACATGCTCGGACCTACGAAGGTGACCGCCTTAGCTATTCCCCCGAATTCAGCCCTCTCGGCGCGAGTCGTGTGCGTCGGCGGCGTCGGCCCGTTGGGAGACGAAGGCGACCAGCGCCAGGGGGACGCCCAGAATCAGTCCGACCGTCACCATCCCGTACACCGCGAGGCCGAGCGGCGTGGGCTGGAGTTCGATGAAACCGAGGAGCGGAACCGACGTGAGGTCGTCCGGACCGGCGACGCCGAGCGCGACGCCGGCGGCTCCCGCGAACGCCACGAAGAAGGCGTAGAGACCCACGACGAACGAACGACCGCGGAACGTCTCGGACACGTTCGACGGTTGGGCCACCGGAAGGATTAGCCTTTTCATCCGGTCGGTCCGTAGGTCGGGTATGTCCGAAAAAGACATGCTGGCGTACCTCCTGGGGGGTATCGCGTTGCTCATGTTCTCGATGGGTATCATCCTCGCGGTGACGTAGAGGCCGCCCGCGCGGACGTCCGGACCCCGAGTCGGCCCGCGAGCGAGTCCCCGAGCAGGCCGAGTGCATCGCGAGCGGTTTCCCGAAGCCAGAAACCGACGGGGTCGCGGTGGCCACGTCGACCCCCCTTCCCCGACGAGGTTCACCGCACGTACTTCGCGCGCGACACTCCACTCGTCCCGTCCTTTCGTCTCGGCAGGCAGTGGGCGCCGCCGGCCACGTCGACGGCTTCGACGTGGCCGGCGGCTCTCCGGCGAAAATACGAGAAAACGAAAACCGGCCGCGTGTTACTCTTCGTGCGCTTCGTCCGGTTCACCGCCGTCGGTGGCGATGGCGGTTTCGCGCTTGCTCTCGAACCACTCCCACTCCTTGGTGAGCAGGCCGTCGTCCTCGAGGCTCCAGGGGTCGTGGCTCTCGACGCGCGGGCCTTCGAGCCACGAGGTCACGATGTTCCAGACGAAGATGAGCTGGCCGAAGCCCATGATGAACGCCCCGACCGTCGCGATGAGGTGGAGGTCGGTGAACTGCGGCAGGTAGGTGGCGTAGCGGCGAGGCATCCCGCCGTAGCCCAGCAGCAACATCGCAAAGAACGTGACGTTGCTACCGATCATGGTGGTCCAGAAGTGCCAGTGGGCGAGGCGCTTCTGGTACATCCGGCCGGTGTACATCGGGAACCAGTAGTAGATGCCGGCGAAGCCGGCGACCGCGATGGCACCCATCACGATGAAGTGGAAGTGTCCGACCACGTAGTAGGTGTCGTGGAGCACCAGGTCGACCGGAATCGACGCGAGGAACACGCCGGTGACCCCGCCGATGATGAAGTTCTGGACGAACCCGATGCAGAACAGCATCGGCGCCGTCATCCGGAGTCTGCCGTTCCACATGGTGGTGATCCAGTTGAACACCTTGACGGCGCTCGGAATCGCGATAGCGAGCGAGACGGCCATGAAGCTGGCGCGGATGCGGGGGTCGATGCCGGTCGCGAACATGTGGTGGGCCCAGACGCCGAAGGAGAGGACGCCGATGGCCAGCGTCGAGTAGACGACGAACTTGAACCCGAACAGCTTCCGGCCCGCGAACCGCGGCAGGATGAGACTGACGAGTCCCATCGGCGGCAGCACCAGGATGTACACTTCGGGGTGACCGAAGAACCAGAAGAGGTGCTGCCAGAGGATGGGACCGCCGCCCTCCGTGGTGAAGAACGTCGTCCCGAAGTTACGGTCGAGCAGCAGCATCACGAGGGCGCTGCCGAGCAGGGGGAACGAGAAGAGGATGAGTCCCGACTGGGTGAGCATCGTCCAGGAGAAGATGTCGAGGCGCTCCCAGCCGACCTCCTCGCCGCGCTCGGTGAAGATGGTCGCGATGAAGTTGATCGCACCCATCGTCGCCGACACACCCGAGAGGTGCAGGCCTAATAGCATCAGGTCGACGCCCGGATTGGTCTGCTCGGCCGACAGCGGCGTGTACATCGTCCACGCCGTCTGGGCGGGCTGGATGTCGCCGCCGGTCAGCGTCGCCAGCGGGAAGCCCAGCCAGATGAGGATGGCCGCGGGCGGGAGCAACCAGAAGGCGATGGCGTTGATGCGGGGGAACGCCATGTCGTCGGCGCCGATGAGCAACGGGATGAAGTAGTTCCCGAAGGCGGCGATGATGGGCGTCCCGAACAGGAACAGCATCGTGATGCCGTGGGTGGTCAACAGCGAGTTGTAAAAGTTGGCCCCCATGAAGTTCTCCGCGGGCGCGGCCAGTTCCGCGCGCATGAGCAGGACGGCGATGCCGCCCCACGCGAACGCGGTCAGGCCGTAGACGCCGTACAGCATCCCGATGTCCTTGTGGTCGACGGTCGTCAGCCACCGAATGATTCCGGCAGGCTTCTCGTGGTGGGCCTGCCCGGTCTGTTCGCCGACGTAGCCTCCGCCGCTCGTCAAGGGAGTGTACGACCGCCAGTCCTCGAAGCGCGAGAGGAACGCGGCGACCGCCAGGAGGAAGACTCCCATCACGACGGTGAGTGCTATTTGCCCGGCTTCTACCATACCAGAAGCTTGGACCCGAGGGTTATGAAAGGTTAGGATACGACTCCGGCCCTCTCTTGCGATTGGCCCGAATCGCGAAAGCTCGCAGCGAGCGGAGGCGTCACCGACGGTTCGGAAAGTCCTCCGAGAAGCGGACGGACTTCGGCGTTCCGGGGGAGATTCCGGCGGTTCAGATGTACTGGGCGGCGAGGTAGGTGAGGCCGGCCAGCCCGAGGAACGGGACCACGAGGAGGGCGTAGCCGACGACCGAGGTCAGCCCCTCGATCGGCCACGGCGAGGCGACCGTGAACAGCGCCAGGAAGAAGGTGATGATGCAGATGGGGATGAGGTTGACCGTGATGTCCAGCCAGGTTTCCCTGTCGAAGATGGGGGTTGCCATGGTCGGCGGTATTCGCGGAGGAACCAAATAGGTTGTCGATTCGTCTGGGCGAGGTCGGCGCTCAGACCCCTCGGGGCTGGTAGAACGACCCGAACACGCCGCCGAGGAGGCAGACGACGCCGCCGGTGACGATGGCGATGCCCCGCAGGCGGATGCTCCCGGTGGTCAGGAGCGCGATGGCCCCGCCCACGCCCACCGAGAGGACCGCGGCCGTAATCAGGCCCTTCCACGGGTCGTCGATGTACTCCGACTCACGGAGGATGCCGACGACGCTCCCGACGAACAGCAGCATGCCGCCGACCGCGACGGGAAACAGCGGCCAGACGATGCCGACCTCGAAGATGGCGAGACCGAACGCGACGAACAGCGGCCACGGACTCGCTTTTCTATATTCGTCGCTCAGTCCCGGTTGTTCGTCCATACCGACAGTCGGGGTGGCGCGGACTAAAGGGCACCGAATGTCGGTCCGACGGAGGGAGGCCTGGCGCGCCGCGAGTCGGCACGCTCGCCGGTCGGCCGACCGCCGTCGCCGTACGGTCGTCACCGTCACGCCCTGTCGCGGGCCGGAATCCACCCGACGACGAAGAGGCTCGCGCTCAGCGGGTCGTCGGTGAAGTACGAGTAGACGAAGAGGAACGCGAAGTAGAGCAACACCAGCAACCCCAGCATCTTCAACCGGAACAGTCGGAGGTCCTCGTTCTCGCTCCGGTAGGCGTCCCGGAACGCCTCGCGCTCGCCGTCGTCGAGTCGCTCCCAGTGGTCGAGGCCGCGGTGGAGGACCAACCGTTCGCGGTCCCGGAGCGGGCGACCGCAGTCGGGGCACTCGACGACCGACGCGTCTGCCGGGACCGACGTCTCGTAGGCGGTCCCCTCCTCGGCCCTCTCGAAGGCGGTGTTCTCGGCGCTCGACGTCTCGGTGGCGGGTGTTTCGGAGTTCATACGTACGGTGGGACGACGTTCGGTGCGGAGACGATCCAGAGACTGCTCATGGTGTAGAGGACCATCACCACGACGAGCGGGTACTGACTCCGGACTGCCTGCAGGCGGCCGGGGAACGCGTCGTAGGCGCTGGCGTGGGCGACCCAGACCGCGAGCAGGTGGCCCAACAGGACCGCCGCGACGGAGACGCCGCCGAACCAGCCCGGAAGCACGATGACGACCGGATTCGCCGGCGGCGAGAGCGGATTCGTCAGGACGCCGACCAGCACGGGCGACAGCGACACGAAGTAGCCCAGGAAGTGCGCGAGGTGGTAGCCGGCCGCGATGGGCAACAGCGACCCGGCGAACCGCCGGGCGAGCGCCGCGGACGTGAGGTACGTCTCGGCGGTGTCGCGGGCGTACCGGGCCGCTAGTCGGTACGCGCCGAGGAAGACGCCGAAGCCCAGGAGCATCGCCGCGGGGTAGAGCAGTTCGGCCGGGACGCCCGCGCCGACCACCGCGCGGGCCAGGTCGCGCCACACCGGCGTCCCGACGAAGCCGTCGTAGGTCGTCACCCACAGCAGGGCGACGACGAACGCCACCTCGTCGCGACCGTCGACGAGGTCGGGGTCGGTCAGCGCCGACCCGGGCAGGCGCAACTGGAGGCCGTCCTCGTCCCGGTGAATCGGTGCGACCGCCCCGTAGTAGCGGAAGACGCGCGCGATGGGGTCGACCCGGTCGAACCACGTCTCCGACCCGAAGACGAACGCGCCCGCGAGCGTGACCGCCGTGTAGCCCAGCACGACCAGCGCCAGCAAATACGGCTGGTCGGCCAGCGGGCTGACGACCTCCAGCCAGACCAGCGCCAGGAGGCCGACGACGCTCGGCCACGCGCCGAGGTCGTCGGGGTAGGGCCGCTCCAGCGAGGGAAGCCAGTCGGCGAGCGCACGCCAGGGGTTCAGCGCGGGCCAACTGTTGCCGACGAGGTAGACCGTCGCGACGTAGCCCGCCCACCAGCCGACCCACACCACCAGCACGGCGGCGTTCTGGAGCGGGTTGGCGAGAGTCGGTATCACACGACCGGCCAGCCCGATAGCGATTACGCCCGCCAGGGCGACCACCGACAGCGCTCGGGTCGCCGACGTCAGCGCGTCGAGCGCGCCGACGTCGGCGACGCGCCGCCAGTCGTGGACCGCGCGGACGAACGCCCGGTCGGTGACGAAACTCGCCAGCAGGAACGACGCGCCGACCGCGCCGCCGCCCGTGAGCAGGAACAGCCACGTCGGAACCGACAGCGTCCCGGCGGCGGCCCGTAGGGCGCCGCCGTGGGCGCTCGCGCGCCCGGCCAGCGCGAGCGCGCCGGCGAGGCCGACGAGGAGTCCCGCTCGGATTCGTCGCGTTTCGTCGCTCATCGTATGACGTTGGGAGGGTCCGGTCTTTTGGCTTACGAACCACCTTTTGCTGCAGTCGGAATCGCGGCTGAAGCCGCGATCCTCCCTTGCAAAACCTGGACCAAAAGCCTTCGTCACCCCCTCGGAAGCGGCCCTCGGCCGCTCCTTCGAGGGTTCCTCGGCCCGCTCGCTCACTTCGTTCGCTCGCGGCAAGGAGGCTGGTGCGCGACCGCAGGACCGCCCTGGACCACAACCGTGGAACCGCCAACGCAACCGCAAGACGGGGCCGGTGCTCTCCGGATTTGGGGAATTATTCGACCCGAGCGCCAGCACAGTTTTGTAGGATGCTGGTGTACCGCAGGCGGGGAGACTTCATGGAACGACAAGGTACACCGACCGGACCCGGAGAG comes from the Halorussus vallis genome and includes:
- a CDS encoding DUF6684 family protein codes for the protein MATPIFDRETWLDITVNLIPICIITFFLALFTVASPWPIEGLTSVVGYALLVVPFLGLAGLTYLAAQYI
- a CDS encoding universal stress protein, translating into MYHVVVAVDEDEERARRQAEDVADLPHAADEVRATLLHVFTDNPGGASAAQIASVKRAGEVLESAGVETTIEERSGEPAAVVLDFAQDEDADLICVGGRRRSPAGKAIFGSTSQSVILQADRPVLVTGGLEGVE
- a CDS encoding DUF7541 family protein translates to MDEQPGLSDEYRKASPWPLFVAFGLAIFEVGIVWPLFPVAVGGMLLFVGSVVGILRESEYIDDPWKGLITAAVLSVGVGGAIALLTTGSIRLRGIAIVTGGVVCLLGGVFGSFYQPRGV
- a CDS encoding C2H2-type zinc finger protein, with amino-acid sequence MNSETPATETSSAENTAFERAEEGTAYETSVPADASVVECPDCGRPLRDRERLVLHRGLDHWERLDDGEREAFRDAYRSENEDLRLFRLKMLGLLVLLYFAFLFVYSYFTDDPLSASLFVVGWIPARDRA
- a CDS encoding ABC transporter ATP-binding protein; amino-acid sequence: MSLLELSAVDSYYGQSHILRDVTMSVEEGEICSLLGRNGAGKTTTLRSISGARPPEVRDGSVTFKGENITDLAPEDISSRGISLVPEERRVFPNLTVAENLHLAEVTNNKSNTVGRQIPEIKHAGMTTADVYEEFPRLDERRDQQAGTLSGGEQQMLAIARALKQSTDLLLLDEPYEGLAPQIIADVEDAIERISESGTTILLVEQNAVAAMDIADRCYVIDQGSIVFEGAAEELREDGETRERYLGV
- the ctaD gene encoding cytochrome c oxidase subunit I, which codes for MVEAGQIALTVVMGVFLLAVAAFLSRFEDWRSYTPLTSGGGYVGEQTGQAHHEKPAGIIRWLTTVDHKDIGMLYGVYGLTAFAWGGIAVLLMRAELAAPAENFMGANFYNSLLTTHGITMLFLFGTPIIAAFGNYFIPLLIGADDMAFPRINAIAFWLLPPAAILIWLGFPLATLTGGDIQPAQTAWTMYTPLSAEQTNPGVDLMLLGLHLSGVSATMGAINFIATIFTERGEEVGWERLDIFSWTMLTQSGLILFSFPLLGSALVMLLLDRNFGTTFFTTEGGGPILWQHLFWFFGHPEVYILVLPPMGLVSLILPRFAGRKLFGFKFVVYSTLAIGVLSFGVWAHHMFATGIDPRIRASFMAVSLAIAIPSAVKVFNWITTMWNGRLRMTAPMLFCIGFVQNFIIGGVTGVFLASIPVDLVLHDTYYVVGHFHFIVMGAIAVAGFAGIYYWFPMYTGRMYQKRLAHWHFWTTMIGSNVTFFAMLLLGYGGMPRRYATYLPQFTDLHLIATVGAFIMGFGQLIFVWNIVTSWLEGPRVESHDPWSLEDDGLLTKEWEWFESKRETAIATDGGEPDEAHEE
- a CDS encoding ABC transporter ATP-binding protein, encoding MALLETDGLTKSFGGLTAVDDVTLGIEEGESVSVIGPNGAGKSTLINLITRMLDVTDGDIRFKGDSIVRAEPHEVVQKGVSRSFQTASIFPELTVEENAQIAALAAEKGSFRFDFLRHRNKYGEVDALATEMLDAVGLLGQRSVTATDLPYGDKRRLEIGIALASEPDLLLMDEPTAGMSPEETAATVELVEEVKEELGLTIMLVEHDMEIVFNVSDRIVVLNRGSVIAEGTPEEVRGDPDVQEAYLGGVEV
- a CDS encoding DUF7520 family protein, giving the protein MSETFRGRSFVVGLYAFFVAFAGAAGVALGVAGPDDLTSVPLLGFIELQPTPLGLAVYGMVTVGLILGVPLALVAFVSQRADAADAHDSRREG
- a CDS encoding thioredoxin family protein, encoding MEKPGNDTSASEAPEEGSPSPTDDATDPDPDALFDRLVAEGVLREDDNGVTTTQEFDDDHAVYYDSYVGVGDEEFHRSVAETFGLPDADAAAAVVAEQGIERTDLARYLALRSHLPDDVSAADLGVMDGMVAEVTPDTPVPDSVPDVTDDPASFVAEHDRAVVTVWKRFCEPCERMAAELPDAMAAAPEAMAFAGIDGEVATEFCAAHEVDAAPAFVAFEAGERRDTVTGRAVEDLRETLERFYD